The DNA region TTTTTGATGTCTTCTTTGAGATCTTTCATCATGTGCAGGATCGCCTTGCGGCTGTTTTCCAGCTCACCGGTCCGCTCCTTAATCTTTGATTCCAGCCCCGTCTTGGCTTCTTCCAGTTCGGCGGTCCGTTCCCTGACCCTTTTTTCCAGATCTTTTTTGGCGTTTTCCAGGTCGCCGGCGATGTTCATCAGCGCCTTGCGCGCGTTTTCCGATTGGACCTGGGAAGCGCGGGAATCAAGGATGCTTTTTTCGATCTGGATGTTCAAAAAAGCGCCGGCGCCGGCGGAAAAATAGTAAAGCGCGGCCAAACTGCCGAAATTATCAAAATAAAACCTGGAATCGTGAAACATCCCCTTCATCACGTGCGGGTTGAACAGGTCGGGAACGATCATGGAGTATTCCAGTAAAAAGAAAGCCGCCACCAAGATAAAGGCCAGGGTGGCGTAGCCCAGGGCGAGGGGCAGGTTCAGCATTCCGCCGGCAAAGAAGATCGTGATCATCGGAAGAAAAACCCAGCGGCTTTCGATCCCGCCGAGAAAGTAAACGACGTAACCGGAGACCGCGATGTCGATCAGCAGGGAAAGCATGATTTGTTTGGCCGGGGTTGTTTTGGCCGCGATAAAGCGCTGCAAGTATAAATTGGTCCCGGCGCCGACCAGAAACAGCAGGCCCCAGGCCGCGAGCTCGGGCGAAGAAATGATCCGGAAGAAAAAAAGCGAAAGAAAAATCGGCGCGGCCAAGGAGATTAGGCCCCATTTGACGCGAACGTAAGCTTGCAGCTTTTCGGTTTGATTATTCATTACAATACGACTAAAAGTGATTCTACTCTGCGGCCGATATTATTTCAAGTCGTCATATGTTATAATGCCTCCGGTCATGAAAAAGAAAATCCTGTATATTTTTTCCGACACCGGGGGCGGCCACCGCTCCGCCGCTAACGCGATCATCAAGTCGGTCGATTGCCTCCGCCCCGGAAAGTATAACCAGGAAATGGTCGACGCTTTTGCCCAATGTTCCGGCTTCCTCAATGTTTTCGCCAAGCTTTACTCGCCGGTGATCAAGTATTCCCCCGAATTGTGGGGACGGCTTTATTACTGGCTTGACGACCAGAAAAAGCTGGCCCAGTTGGAAAAGCTTTCCCGGCCTTTCATCTTAAAAGAACTGACGAAACTGATTGCTGTTCGCAAGCCTGACCTTATCGTTTCTGTTCACCCGATGGTTAACCATCTGACGGTCCAGGCGATCTTGGGCAGCGGCCTGAAAGTTCCTTTTATCGTGGTCATAACCGATCCGGTGACCCTGCACCGGGCCTGGATCAAGCCGGACGTCGATCTGGTCATCGTTGCATCCAAGGAAGCGAAACGAAACGCCATTAACTACGGCATGCCGGAGAAAAAAATAAAAGTGATCGGCATGCCGATCGACCCGAAATTTATCCTGTCCCAGAAAGCCGCCGTTAAAGCTGCCAAGTTCACCATTTTGCTGATGGGGGGCGGGGAAGGGGCCGGTAAGATGGGTGATATCATTAAAGAATTCGACCGGGCGAAGTTTGACGGTAAATTGATCGTGATCTGCGGCCGGAACAAGAACCTGGAAGAAAAACTGAAGAAACAGGCTTCCGGCTTCAGTTTTGAGCTTGAAGTTATCGGTTTTACCGATCAGGTTCCGGAAGTGATGGGCCGTTCCGACCTGATCATTACCAAGGCCGGGCCGGGAACGATCGCCGAAGCGCTGGCCAAAAATCTGCCGATCATTATTACCTCCTGGCTTCCCGGGCAGGAAGAGGGGAACGTGGAGTTCGTGGTCAAAGGGAAAGTCGGCCAGGTCAGCCGGGACCCGAAAAAGGTCGTCGAGCTGGTCCGGCAGATCAGAGAGAGCGGCGAATACGAGGCCATGAAACGGAATATAAAAAAGATCAGTCGGCCCGACGCGGCGCTTAAGATCGCGCAAGAGATTTTTAAATTTCTTTAACGGCCGGCGGGAGATGGAAATGAGATTAAACTGGCTGATCGCGGGGCTCCTGGTTTTCGGCTGGGCCGCGCCGGTTATGGCGGCCGGCGGGACCGATGATGATTTCTACCTTCGCGACGTGCCGCTGGGACACTACGCTTACGAATCGGTCTACGATCTGGTCAGGTTAGGTGTGACCAAAGGGTTCCCGGACTCGACTTACCGGGGCGGCAAACCGATCTCCCGCTTTGAGCTTGCTTCTTTCCTCTCTAAATATAATTATTCCGAAGATAAGGTCCAGGCGGAGCATGAAAAACTATTGGCGGAACTGCGCGCCGAGGTCAATCTCTTGAAACAGCCGGAAAAAAAGGACGGCCGCCTGGTCGTTAACGGCGAAATTACCGGCGGTTTTAAGTCCGGTCAGGCCAACGGGGCGGAACGGAGCCTCTTTGACTACCGGTTAAAGCTTGATCTGGAGCGGCAACTTGATGAAAATGCCCGGATCCGGGTCGGTCTTGATACGATGGACAACGGGTTTAACGGCGGGAACCGCGATTTGGTCAGGGATTTGCTGGAGATCGAAGGGGTTTACAAATTCGACGCCTCGGCCCTGATCTTCACTTCCGGACCCGGCGACGTTCTTCATTTGAGCGCGTTCCCCTCCGAGAACGGCGAGGTCTATCGCCGAATAAAGCGGGGCGTTAAATACCTCTCCAGTTACCGTAATACCGGCTTCGGCATCGAATACCTGGCCCGCGGCAACGATCCGGCCGGGACGATCGCCGATGAGGAGCTGGCCCTGCCGCTGGTCCAGAATTTTCGCGGCGTAAAAGTCGGCCTTAATCCCCGTTTCTTTTCAAACAGCGGAGATAAAGCGGTCCATCTTGATCTGACCCTTCGGGCGGGGCCGACCCCGAACCTGCGTTACAGTCTGCTTTTGGGGATCGGCCGTTTGGCCGGGATCGATCAGGGGTTGTACGTCAAAGGCGAATTATTGCTCTGGAACAAATTGACCCTTGGCGCCCAAAAGATCGGCGCCGGCCATCGGGAAAAAGGTTTTTATCCGATCTATGATTCTTTTAATCGGTTGTTGAGCGACGGCGCGTATGATGTTAGTTTCCGGTTCGACAACGATTTTCCGGCCTGGTACCTGGCGCTGGCCGGGGATCATATCGGTCCCGGTTCAAATCGGATCGCGGAACTGACGCTGGGGCGGAAAACCCCGGCGGGCGCGCTGGAATTTAAATACCGCCTTGCTTATGAAGCGGTTGATTCCACTCTGTTGCAACTAGGGTTGAGAAGTGTTTTTTAGCGTTGTTTTGCTTGACTTAACGGGAATAATTGATATACTGAAAAATTAACCAATGAAGCATAAAATTGCGATAATTATAGTTGTTTTAGGGTTTCTAGCCGGATCGTCATCGGCACAAACCAGTGAGGTCAAGATCTTGGATCTCCCCAATTATCATTGGGGCTACGCCGCGGTCTACGATCTGATCAGGCTGGGGGTAACCAAAGGTTATCCGGATGGGACTTACCGGGGGAATAAACCGATGACCCGCTATGAAGCCGCCCTCTTTCTTTCCAAGCTGTCGGAATCGTTTGCCGGGAAAGACTTTTCCGCCGACCTGAAAAATCTGCGCGATCAGATCGTCGCGCTCAAGCGGAAGCCGAAGGTCAAGGACGAGTTGGAAGTGACCGGCAAATACGTCAGTAAGTGGGAAACCGGCAACCTTCTGGCGACCAATGGGGCAAAGCCCGGGACCCTGGGGAACTATCGGCTGGTGGTGACGGCGTCGCGCGAGTTCAGTTCCGATGCCGCGGTCAAGGTTAATCTCGACACCATGGATTACGGCTATTATGACGACGGGACCGGCGCGGCCGGCCACGGCAAGCTGGCGCCGGAGCTTATGGACATTGAATCGCGTTTCGCGGTCGCCCTGGCGCCCGATTCTTCTCCCTTGGAGGTCAAGGTGACTTACGGCCCCGGGCCGAAAAGGCATCTGGCCGATCCGACCGGCGCCATTCCGAGCGAGATCGGCATGACCTATATCCGGCCCGACAGCGGGGTGCTGGCTTCCACCAAAGTCCACGGCGCTGAACTAAAAGGGGGCTTTTATTCCCGCCAGATCGCCGGCGGCGACTATTTTCAGAACGATAACAGCGGGAAGGCGACCTCCAGCTTGTTGACCGGAACGGTCGGATTCGATCTGAACAGCGTTAAGCTTGATTTTACCGGCGATTACATGTCGCTCGGCAGTTTGTCGACCGATAACCGGACCATGCGGGCGAAGATCGCCGTCACCGCGCCGCTCGGCGAAAAAGTTTCGGCCAGCGGCACGATCGGTTTCGGCTCGGAAAAGAAAAAAATGATGGTTGCCGGGAGCGTTTCGCTGAACGACCCCTGGGATACCGGCACTGTTTTTACCGTCCAGGCGGCGAAGATCGGTTCGGAATACATCAGCCCGGCCTTTACCGCCGATCGTTTTGATTTCGCCGGCTACGACGGGTTCAACCGTCCGCTGGAGAACGGGACCGTCAACGTCGGCGGAAAGTTGGTACAGCTGGTTGCCGATAACGCTAAACTTTTCGGCCGCGGCGATATCCGAATGGGGAGCGACCTGAAATATGCCGGGGACCGGGCCCGGTTCACCGCCGAAGGGGGAATCATTTACAGCCTGTCGCCGAACGTCGATTTTGACGCCGCTTACCGCGTTCACCAGGATATGGAACTTAATGATGCCTCTGATCTCGCTTCAGTTGGTTTGATGTATCGCTTTTAACCCACCTGATTCCTACTGACGAAATCTCGCCACCTTATAAGAAAAATTGGTTGCAATTTCAAGCGGAAACAGGCGATAATATCTTGTGGAGAATAGATTGCTTATAAGGAAGGAAAGGAAGGGAGAAGAAATGACGATAAAAAAAGTGACGGGGTTGGTAATCTTGGGAGCGACTCTTTTTGGATTGGCGCTGGTTATGGGTGGGTGTGGGAGTAGTTATTGGGATGAAGTCATTTATACCAAGCCTAATTGGACCCCGGAAGGATTGATTTATGCGACAAAGACCGTTTATCATCACAGGGAATATGGCATGGGGACGAATGAATATTTGGGCGAAGATACTTACTATGTAACCATGGATACCGATGGTAACAATGAGACAGCGACCGCCTATGATAGTTACCCATATTATTCTCCCAAAGGCACTTATGTCGCTTTTATTAGTGGTGAAACAATAAAAATTGTTAGAAGGACAGATAATCAGCAAATTTATGTATTCTCTCCAGTTACAGAAAATATATCTCAATTGGATTGGGGGCCGGATGAGGATAAATTGGTTTATGTAACGTCTAATAATAATACCTTCTCAATAAGAATTGACGGAACGAATAATACACATATATATGATAATTCATTGAGCGCTATTTGGGTAAATACGAATACAATTGCATTCGAAGATAAATCAAGTACTGAGGGAATATCTCTTTCTGTTATTAGTGAAAATGGTGCGAATTATAAAAAACTTAGGATTGGCTATAGTTTGCAGAAACACTCAGAAAATCAGATATTTTATAATTTCGGAGAAGATATTAGAGTTATTAACTTAGATGGCACAAATGACTTACTGCTGTTTTCTTCATATAAAAAAAGCGAACCTAAATTGTCTCCGGATAAACTATTTGTTGTGGGAGGGAAGGGGTATGACACTACGGGGAATGGTGGTATTTGGATTATTAATATTGATGGGACAAATTTAAAACAGCTTAAATGAAAATAAGGTTCTTTGTTCTTCTCTTTATATTTTTAACGTTATTCCATAGCTCAGGAAAAGCAATAGAGCAGCAAAATGTTTTATACGCGAAAAACTATCTATTAATTCTTGTGCATGGGGTTGGCGATGACTATGCATGCTTAGCGAAGATTAGAGATCATCTGATTTCAAACGGATTGGATGGATATGTTCATATATATCAATTTTCTGATCCCTTTTTAAATATTGAAAAAGAAGGCAGGGAGTTTGGAGATAGAAATTACAAGGAAAGACCCGAAGTATGCGTTAATAGGCCTGATGATAAAAAG from Candidatus Margulisiibacteriota bacterium includes:
- a CDS encoding HAMP domain-containing sensor histidine kinase, with protein sequence MNNQTEKLQAYVRVKWGLISLAAPIFLSLFFFRIISSPELAAWGLLFLVGAGTNLYLQRFIAAKTTPAKQIMLSLLIDIAVSGYVVYFLGGIESRWVFLPMITIFFAGGMLNLPLALGYATLAFILVAAFFLLEYSMIVPDLFNPHVMKGMFHDSRFYFDNFGSLAALYYFSAGAGAFLNIQIEKSILDSRASQVQSENARKALMNIAGDLENAKKDLEKRVRERTAELEEAKTGLESKIKERTGELENSRKAILHMMKDLKEDIKKMREVDSMKTEFLSMISHELRTPLTLIKGYVALLQAGKIGPLSPEQNKTIEIVARQSDHLHSMIDSILDISRLEIGKPIPLNRAPMSFKSAVEKTIEALKIQAKEKNIEIISNISDFLPTIVGDEIKIKRVLTNLLGNAMKFTPEDGKIFVNAFISDSEVKVEVVDNGIGISRENLAKIFEKFFQVDSSITRNAGGMGMGLAISKELIELHGGKITADSEGLGKGTKVTFTLPINTL
- a CDS encoding glycosyltransferase; this encodes MKKKILYIFSDTGGGHRSAANAIIKSVDCLRPGKYNQEMVDAFAQCSGFLNVFAKLYSPVIKYSPELWGRLYYWLDDQKKLAQLEKLSRPFILKELTKLIAVRKPDLIVSVHPMVNHLTVQAILGSGLKVPFIVVITDPVTLHRAWIKPDVDLVIVASKEAKRNAINYGMPEKKIKVIGMPIDPKFILSQKAAVKAAKFTILLMGGGEGAGKMGDIIKEFDRAKFDGKLIVICGRNKNLEEKLKKQASGFSFELEVIGFTDQVPEVMGRSDLIITKAGPGTIAEALAKNLPIIITSWLPGQEEGNVEFVVKGKVGQVSRDPKKVVELVRQIRESGEYEAMKRNIKKISRPDAALKIAQEIFKFL
- a CDS encoding S-layer homology domain-containing protein — encoded protein: MRLNWLIAGLLVFGWAAPVMAAGGTDDDFYLRDVPLGHYAYESVYDLVRLGVTKGFPDSTYRGGKPISRFELASFLSKYNYSEDKVQAEHEKLLAELRAEVNLLKQPEKKDGRLVVNGEITGGFKSGQANGAERSLFDYRLKLDLERQLDENARIRVGLDTMDNGFNGGNRDLVRDLLEIEGVYKFDASALIFTSGPGDVLHLSAFPSENGEVYRRIKRGVKYLSSYRNTGFGIEYLARGNDPAGTIADEELALPLVQNFRGVKVGLNPRFFSNSGDKAVHLDLTLRAGPTPNLRYSLLLGIGRLAGIDQGLYVKGELLLWNKLTLGAQKIGAGHREKGFYPIYDSFNRLLSDGAYDVSFRFDNDFPAWYLALAGDHIGPGSNRIAELTLGRKTPAGALEFKYRLAYEAVDSTLLQLGLRSVF
- a CDS encoding S-layer homology domain-containing protein; this encodes MKHKIAIIIVVLGFLAGSSSAQTSEVKILDLPNYHWGYAAVYDLIRLGVTKGYPDGTYRGNKPMTRYEAALFLSKLSESFAGKDFSADLKNLRDQIVALKRKPKVKDELEVTGKYVSKWETGNLLATNGAKPGTLGNYRLVVTASREFSSDAAVKVNLDTMDYGYYDDGTGAAGHGKLAPELMDIESRFAVALAPDSSPLEVKVTYGPGPKRHLADPTGAIPSEIGMTYIRPDSGVLASTKVHGAELKGGFYSRQIAGGDYFQNDNSGKATSSLLTGTVGFDLNSVKLDFTGDYMSLGSLSTDNRTMRAKIAVTAPLGEKVSASGTIGFGSEKKKMMVAGSVSLNDPWDTGTVFTVQAAKIGSEYISPAFTADRFDFAGYDGFNRPLENGTVNVGGKLVQLVADNAKLFGRGDIRMGSDLKYAGDRARFTAEGGIIYSLSPNVDFDAAYRVHQDMELNDASDLASVGLMYRF